The nucleotide sequence TTTACCAAAAACATCTAGCTTACTGTTGACCAAGCCTGTGTTGGTGCAAACATCATGACATGTATGACCGGTCTAATTTAACATGTTCTTTACATATGGTCATGTTGTATCACGCCATTATATGAACATGACCCGACATGGAAAACATGTTTGACAATGTCCATTGCATTGCATAAAATTCATCAGAGTACTTTAATGGTTAACACGGGATGGTCATAGTTGGCTTTTGCAGTATGACCCCATCATACCATGTAGGAAAACTTTCTAGTTGTTAGGGAAATATCGCTAGATATACTTTCTGCAGAGCATTCAACATCTCGTCAATTTGTCTAATTAAACTCTCACCTCCAAAATATCTCCGAGAATCACAGACCTGCCAGAGGTGTGATGTTTGCTTGTGATAGCTATTAAAAGACATGGAAAGCAGAGACTTTAATTGACttcattgtattttatatttcccccaaaacatcATAGTTATTGTTGACTTTAATGTCCTGGGTAGTTACAAAAACGAGTCTCCAATGTCTCCTTGCTTTTCAACCATCCGTATTGTTTCCCTGGCATTCTGACTCATGCTGTCTCTCCTCTACACACTTAATTCCACACCTCCTTCTTTGTCTCCGCCTCGTTCACGCTTCCAGAACTCCGCAGCCAATAACGTGGCAGCAGGTGGGCTCCTGGCGACGCTCCCGCCTGCAACAGACGACAGGGAGGTTTTATTTATAGCTCAAAGCAAATAGCCACTTGGTGAAATGTACAACAAAACATGAAGAAAGCAATTGGTGATTGTCACTCTTGTAGCTTTTTCGACAAaatctttttagattttaaatatttgaactcAAGGACATTCCAACCTGTAGAACATTCAAGAGGGAAATAATCACCACCTTGTAGACTACAGGCACCTTCTACATAATCACTAAAATCTGCAATAGAACGTGTCATTGAAGTTGCAGGAGGGATTGGGTTGATGTGATGCCAGAACTTCAGAGAGGGTGAGACTCTGATTGCAGAGTCCTGGACACACTGGAACTTGTCCATGACCTTGCTTGGGCAAACAggaggtttatttttttttttttttatcacttcaAGCACATGCTACTTTATTTCAGAGGTTCCATTCAGGTGGTATCTGCAGCACAGGGTAACTCAATTGTCTAATAAACAGCTATGAAAACTATTATATCCCAATTACTCTTCAGTACAGGTATGGGTGGGCACAGCCAATTGTTGTTATTGATGTTGTAGATTCACCCAAAGTGCCTGATGCCTAATCCTCAGAAGCGCTAGACTCGCTATTGGGAGGCCGGCAAGTTCGCCAAAGTAGAGACCCTGTTGCCGACAGTACTGGGCagactgagagaaaaaaataaccaaaaatagaGCCAAAACTGAgggaaacagacaaaaaaaagcgcCTCCTATGGCGCGAGTCTGGGTGTGTCGATACGGATTGGCAGGAGAGTCCTTCGTGGGACACCACATTGTTCTATCTATACTTATACTACCACCTTCATCTAATGTCGCATCGTTAGAACACAGTAGGAAGGAGTGGACCATCTGCAGGGGGTGGAAAAGAAGACCTCCGGGTCCAATGGCATTTGGTTGTTATTTGagtgcacgcacacacagagaTACACACTCTGGTTTACAAAGCGATGGCTCACTGACACACATTTGTCAGAGTCCCCGTTGTATCAGAATGTAGAGCACGGCGAGCCCACCGGGCACATAAGCAGGGGGCTTGCTGGTATATTTATTGATATGTATTACTACATGCAAATATACATTACTTCAAATTacttaatgaatgtttttttctaaatagcATAGACAATTCAATTATTGACCGACATTGACAATGATAAGACATACAATAATTGAAATAATAGTGAGTATTAGCAAAAAATGCGTATGTTTCAGTACCATTCTACCAGGCCATCcccgtcaaaatggattggatatatAGTGCTAATGGTAGCCAATATATGAAGACATTTCAGCAAAGCAACTCCACACCATTAAAAACACCTAATGGTATAGATTTCTGTAAACGCAAAGACaactttgagtgtgtgtgtgtctgcatgaACTTGGCAGTGCCCACGTTTGCTTCTGTCGCGTCTTAACGGGTGACATTGACGCTGACGAATCCTATTGATTATGAATATCCTGACGCGCATGCAGACTAACAATAGGCTTTCTTCAGGTAACTGTGATGCAACATTCTATTGTTTCTCTGTCTTTAGTGTGGAAGGTGAGCAACGGTGTCCAGAGGCGCTCCCTTTTCCAGATTCCTTGTACAGCCACCCTTACGCCTCGGCCACCAGCCTTTCCAGCGGGCCATTGATAGCCCCTCACACACAGGTAATATCCACACACACCCGTTCAcagttttcattttggaaaagtaGCGACTAGTGAGAATCAACGTATTTGAAAGATAGAACACAGCAGTTCCATTTCCACTCAAAAGACGTGAACAAGAGTGTGGCTGGTTGAGTAACCACTTCTGACAGACCGTCAGCAGTGGATACACAGGGGAACTACTTGGCAGGTGTTTTGCAAAAATCGTCAGTTAGGAATAATGTTCATCAGACACGCTGTCACTAAGAAATTGTCAGCAAGACATAGAGTTGATTGGAATGGTAGTAGCTTGCCAACTAACTATGCCGGTGTCATTAAACAGGACAGCTCGCCCGTCTCTACTCCCAGCGCTGCAAGCTTGACGTGGGCTCAGCGGAGTCGCCAGCAGCCTGCCAGCCTGGCACTACGCaagcaagaggaggaggagagcaaACGCTGCAAGGCCCTTTCTGACAGCTATGAGCTCTCCACGGACCTCCAGGACAAGAAGGTGGTGACACTCCCTCGGGAACCCACTCCGAGCCCACCAGGGTAGAGACACTCCTGATCGGTTCGATTCTTGTTCAGGTGGAAATGCTGGAGAGGAAGTACGGTGGCCAGTTTGTGTCCCGGCGGGCGGCCAGGACCATTCAGACGGCCTTTCGGCAATACCGCATGAACAAGAACTTCCAGAGGCTGCGCAGCTCTGCATCGGAGAGCCGAATGACACGCCGCATCATATTGTCCAACATGCGGATGCAGGTACCGTATACACAAACACCTTTTCATATACCCATCCAGGGTGGATACTCACCcacttctgtgtgtgtgtgtgcagtatTCTTTCGATGAGCGTCAGCCACAGAGTCAAGGATATTCAGGTCCGCAGGTCTCCGAAGACACGGGAGATATCGAGGACTCTTTCTCCAAACAGGTGCCCACTGTTATTTCTTCAGCTTGTTGGCtgatttttcttccattttctcacaaaataacaacaaactcaAGGGCGAGACATAAAACGGCTTGTGTTTGTTCGTGCCTGCCTGTCAGGTCAAGTCGCTGGCAGACTCCATGGACGACTCGCTCACCTGTCAATCCGGCCGTGAAGATTCCCAGGAAGTAGGAGGAGATGGAGAGGAAGAGggtgatgaagaggaagaggaggaggaagaggaggaggaagaggaagactACAGAGAGTGTTCCTGGGGTGGCACTTCATCTCATCGCGTGGTGGGTCAAGTGGGCCGAGTTGGGCGAGGAGTGTCCGGCGCGGCCATGCACGAAGACAGTACGGCGACCTCCTTCAGCGATGTCACCCTCTATATGGACGACGGTTGCCTGCCGTCCTCGCCAAACTCGAGGCCGCCGTCCTCACCGCTGTCTTGCCCGGCCTCCAGCTCTGACACTGAGTATTGGGGCGGAGCTAGCGGGAGGGAGGACAGTCGAGACACCGAACGAGGCGGCAACACCAGCCGGAGGAGCAGCACCCCTTGTACCGAGTGTCGGGGAGAGTATCGAGGGAGGGCCGCCGCAGGATCACACCTGCCTGTTTTGACCATTGAACCCCCCAGTGATAGCTCGGTCGACATGAGTGACAGGTTAGTCGGAAAACCAAATCACATTGAGTCAATAGAAAAGTGTTGAATGGGTTCAGGACATATTTGTTCTTCTTCTAACTAATTCTGGAATAGAAATATAAAACCATACGAATTAAATTTAAACTACCTTTGTGAATCAAGTCCAAAGGTACTTAAAAACTGCAGTCTATTTTTGGGTTTAATAATGTCTGCCTTTAATGGGATGGAAGTAGGATGGGTTAGTAAGGAGTTTTTGTCCCTGCGGGTTGGTCATTAACCAGCATCTGCTCCTCCGAGTCTCATCTTTTGGAATTTATTTGATGGCTGAAAATCGGAATTCGTGTTCCGTGGCAGATGAAGATAGTCGAAAggagtaaaaagtaaagtttttACATGTAGAGAGTTAAAGtttacagaaaaataaatccccaaacaaaaaacaaaaccttaAAACGCACCCTGTTTGTACTTTGTCCTGCATCTATCAATATTTTAACTTCTACTGTCAATTTTCAGGTCCGAGCGAGGCTCAATCGGGCGCCTGGTCTATGAGCAGGAGCCATCAGGAGCAGCAGAACAAGGGGCAGAAGAAGAAAGTGGCGGTGGAGATGGTGAGAGCGCAGAAGAAGAACACGGAGGCGGCGGGGCAGGGAGTAGCGAGGCAGAATCATTGCAGGGAACCATCAAACACAAACCCAACGGCCGCTCAGTGGTGATGGCACAAGGGCAGACGAGAAGTTCGGCTCCCACCACCGTGCCCATTCCCTCAGCTCGTACCTTGCCATCTCACGCACTGCCTTACCCGCTACAGCACTCGCACCCGTTGCCCGTCCCCCATTTGCCCACTGTCCTGCACCACCACCCGCAATACAATCACATGGCGTACGCGCACCATGGCGGGGTCAGTTACGTGCCTCACTTTACCCAGCACCTCTACCACCAACTgcaccaccatcatcaccacCTCCCTCACGGCTATCCGGAAGCTCCTCCTTCGCCTCTACCCTCGCCCGTTCCACCCCTCTCTCCGATGCCCCCGCCGCTCACGCCCTCGCCGCTGTCATCTTCCGCCGACACCCACCCACACCTGCACCACCTCCACCATCAGCCGCACCTTCACCACCCACTGCATCACCATCTTCTGTGCTCTGACGGCGACAACGAGAGCGTTaactccaccaccaccaactccaaTGACGACACCACCGTCAACAATGGCAGTTCGGGCTCGTCATCGCGCGATAGCTTGCGCGAGCCCACGGTGGCGACGCTCAGCACGCAGACGTATCAGCGCGAGAGTCGCCAGAGCTGGGACTCGCCCGCTTTTGACAATGATGTCGTCCAGCGGCGCCACTACCGCATCGGACTCAACCTCTTCAACAAGTAAGATTCCCTCTTGAGTTTGATTAAAATCTGAGTGATAAGCAAAGtatgtatttgaaaatgtttgagAAAACACATTAATTGGATTGTTTGGcgacaaattgaattgaatgcttttattgtcattatacaagtataatgagatttcaaATCCTTCATTCCTACTGGATTACCTGATGGCCTTTGGTAAATTCCCATTCACCACACAACCACTATGTAAATTTCAGCAAATTTTCATGGTTTAAGCAATAACTGTAAATCAGTCTACTTGACTGGCATTACAGCCGCTAAAGCAAGtctttgtaccgtattttcacgactataaggcgcacttaaaagtcttaaattttctccaaaatagacagtgcgccttataatccagtgcgcattataatacagtgcgccttattatacagtgcgccttatatatggaaaaaatgtcattcattgagggtgcgccttataatgcggtgcgccttatagccgtgaaaatacggtaatttaacaTTCTAGAAAACACATTGTTTTCTTTGACGACAAATTCTCAATTCGTACTGGATTACCTGATGACCCTTGCTAATTTCCCATTAACCACACAACCACAGTGTAAATTTCAGCACATTTACATGGAATAAGCAATAACTATAAATTAGCCTTCTTCACTGGCATTACAGCCGATAAAGCAAGTCTTTTGGTTGGGTTGGgtttcctttttctcttttttttttttttgctgattcgAGGCCAGTGGAAGTGGGCCTCGATAGTGGTGCTTTGAAGTCTCTCCAGCCTAACAATGAGTGccttttttggtgctttttttcgGCTGACTCGACAGCTCACGTATCTTGCGTGAAGGTTCGCGTTTGTGCCTCCAAGTAGTACGACATACGTACTGTAAAGTGATTTTATTATTTGGACctacaatattttcaaagacTGCTATTGGAAATGTACACCTCCAAAATTAGAGTGGATACAGAGAGGTGTTTATTTAAGagtgaatgattaaaaaaagatattaaagAAACATAGTCAAGAAATATAATTGTGAAAACGCATAATGACATGAAGAAATGTGCAGGACTTCCGTTAAATACAGACATCTGTGTTTGAAGAAATATAAATCAtctatgttgacatttttattcgGAAAATTGGTGTTAAATTAAAACGTAGTATCTATAGACTTCATACTCTTTTATTGTCATGAACACTGGATTTTTTGTGACAACTAATACAGTGTCTCAAGATTTTCATCAAaggattagattaaattagactaaattttagttttagtttgaaaaaaaacttgtcatGGTTCTTTTTAGACCGTTTCCACTACTTTTAGTAGTACAAAAAGGTTCGATTTGGGTTCACAGGAAGCCAGAGAAGGGAATCCAGTACCTGATCGAGAGGGGCTTCGTATCGGACACGCCGGTGGGCATCGCTAGGTTCATCCTGGAGAGAAAAGGTCTGAGCCGGCAGATGATTGGCGAGTTTCTGGGCAGTCGGCAGCAGTTCAACAAGGATGTGCTAGAGTGAGCACCAAGTTTCCCTATCACATCTCTCATCATAGAACCATTTGGAACCATTTTGGTGATTAACTCCTGTCCATTTTTCGTCTTTAGCTGTGTCTTGGATGAGATGGACTTCTCGGGAATGGACCTCGATGACGCCCTGAGGAAGTTCCAAGCTCAGATCAAAGTTCAGGGTGAAGCACAACGTGTGGAGCGATTAGTGGAGGCTTTCAGGTAGGCCCAATTTCTTGGATGGCAAGCGGCAGAATTTGTCTGACTTTTATGCTCTTGCCTTGCAGTCAACGCTACTGTGTTTGCAACCCCGTGCTAATACGGCAGTTCCAAAATCCAGACACCATCTTCATCCTGGCATTTGCCATCATTCTCCTCAACAC is from Stigmatopora nigra isolate UIUO_SnigA chromosome 1, RoL_Snig_1.1, whole genome shotgun sequence and encodes:
- the LOC144204741 gene encoding IQ motif and SEC7 domain-containing protein 1-like isoform X3, whose product is MFCISGIFEFCFSFCLRSTGSWSPLHSVEGEQRCPEALPFPDSLYSHPYASATSLSSGPLIAPHTQDSSPVSTPSAASLTWAQRSRQQPASLALRKQEEEESKRCKALSDSYELSTDLQDKKVEMLERKYGGQFVSRRAARTIQTAFRQYRMNKNFQRLRSSASESRMTRRIILSNMRMQYSFDERQPQSQGYSGPQVSEDTGDIEDSFSKQVKSLADSMDDSLTCQSGREDSQEVGGDGEEEGDEEEEEEEEEEEEEDYRECSWGGTSSHRVVGQVGRVGRGVSGAAMHEDSTATSFSDVTLYMDDGCLPSSPNSRPPSSPLSCPASSSDTEYWGGASGREDSRDTERGGNTSRRSSTPCTECRGEYRGRAAAGSHLPVLTIEPPSDSSVDMSDRSERGSIGRLVYEQEPSGAAEQGAEEESGGGDGESAEEEHGGGGAGSSEAESLQGTIKHKPNGRSVVMAQGQTRSSAPTTVPIPSARTLPSHALPYPLQHSHPLPVPHLPTVLHHHPQYNHMAYAHHGGVSYVPHFTQHLYHQLHHHHHHLPHGYPEAPPSPLPSPVPPLSPMPPPLTPSPLSSSADTHPHLHHLHHQPHLHHPLHHHLLCSDGDNESVNSTTTNSNDDTTVNNGSSGSSSRDSLREPTVATLSTQTYQRESRQSWDSPAFDNDVVQRRHYRIGLNLFNKKPEKGIQYLIERGFVSDTPVGIARFILERKGLSRQMIGEFLGSRQQFNKDVLDCVLDEMDFSGMDLDDALRKFQAQIKVQGEAQRVERLVEAFSQRYCVCNPVLIRQFQNPDTIFILAFAIILLNTDMYSPNIKPERKMKLDDFIKNLRGVDNGQDIPRDLLVSIYGRIQKWELRTNDDHVSQVQAVERMVVGKKPVLSLPHRRLVCCCQLFEVPDPNRAQRSGVHQREVFLFNDLLMVTKIFQKKKASVTYSFRQSFPLVDMQVHTFQNTYYPHGIRLTSANPGGERKVLIVFTAPSQQDRVRFTSDLKESVAEVQDMEKYRVESELEKQKGVMRPTAMTTGGPGGVGGMAIATKNDAVNGTLSRPSMDDTYASVDGLKRTALSSSLRDLSDTGKRGRRNSVGSLDSTMEGSIISSPRPHQQYHPGGLLSYSPMMAPSSPTSYRPHRPTQSPGTGVGGGPGLCLNQAGPSPSPLMSAGVAGAGGGMAMGIGPGGGRLGSFFGSRRGKVPGPLTMTSPKPQGPLSPLMISSPPHYPAPEPPIAHPSSPSPCSSPSANLGQSDPGGIGGGGGTGGAPSKLQTLHAQYCHSNSGGVGAVGSQQQQTPPPPYHHHHRYHLQSVPQHHPLTHRVSVPRRHVPSGCVPSHIQPHQRLQQVPGQHQRYNAASGFITPPPLSPHSPLTPTTPHALYRPGGGGKLPLTISHSQPHPHAHSHSHNHATHSPLSPSPASSPSTHFIFSTPPPQTPSARLVSQTLPQTYAPQYPPLSSIPPPPPHSPLPPPSTAPLSPHPGTGSGPGPKSKPVSRISTVV
- the LOC144204741 gene encoding IQ motif and SEC7 domain-containing protein 1-like isoform X2, which codes for MSYAHITTMWCINCASDKTPAIPHNKLLYCVEGEQRCPEALPFPDSLYSHPYASATSLSSGPLIAPHTQDSSPVSTPSAASLTWAQRSRQQPASLALRKQEEEESKRCKALSDSYELSTDLQDKKVEMLERKYGGQFVSRRAARTIQTAFRQYRMNKNFQRLRSSASESRMTRRIILSNMRMQYSFDERQPQSQGYSGPQVSEDTGDIEDSFSKQVKSLADSMDDSLTCQSGREDSQEVGGDGEEEGDEEEEEEEEEEEEEDYRECSWGGTSSHRVVGQVGRVGRGVSGAAMHEDSTATSFSDVTLYMDDGCLPSSPNSRPPSSPLSCPASSSDTEYWGGASGREDSRDTERGGNTSRRSSTPCTECRGEYRGRAAAGSHLPVLTIEPPSDSSVDMSDRSERGSIGRLVYEQEPSGAAEQGAEEESGGGDGESAEEEHGGGGAGSSEAESLQGTIKHKPNGRSVVMAQGQTRSSAPTTVPIPSARTLPSHALPYPLQHSHPLPVPHLPTVLHHHPQYNHMAYAHHGGVSYVPHFTQHLYHQLHHHHHHLPHGYPEAPPSPLPSPVPPLSPMPPPLTPSPLSSSADTHPHLHHLHHQPHLHHPLHHHLLCSDGDNESVNSTTTNSNDDTTVNNGSSGSSSRDSLREPTVATLSTQTYQRESRQSWDSPAFDNDVVQRRHYRIGLNLFNKKPEKGIQYLIERGFVSDTPVGIARFILERKGLSRQMIGEFLGSRQQFNKDVLDCVLDEMDFSGMDLDDALRKFQAQIKVQGEAQRVERLVEAFSQRYCVCNPVLIRQFQNPDTIFILAFAIILLNTDMYSPNIKPERKMKLDDFIKNLRGVDNGQDIPRDLLVSIYGRIQKWELRTNDDHVSQVQAVERMVVGKKPVLSLPHRRLVCCCQLFEVPDPNRAQRSGVHQREVFLFNDLLMVTKIFQKKKASVTYSFRQSFPLVDMQVHTFQNTYYPHGIRLTSANPGGERKVLIVFTAPSQQDRVRFTSDLKESVAEVQDMEKYRVESELEKQKGVMRPTAMTTGGPGGVGGMAIATKNDAVNGTLSRPSMDDTYASVDGLKRTALSSSLRDLSDTGKRGRRNSVGSLDSTMEGSIISSPRPHQQYHPGGLLSYSPMMAPSSPTSYRPHRPTQSPGTGVGGGPGLCLNQAGPSPSPLMSAGVAGAGGGMAMGIGPGGGRLGSFFGSRRGKVPGPLTMTSPKPQGPLSPLMISSPPHYPAPEPPIAHPSSPSPCSSPSANLGQSDPGGIGGGGGTGGAPSKLQTLHAQYCHSNSGGVGAVGSQQQQTPPPPYHHHHRYHLQSVPQHHPLTHRVSVPRRHVPSGCVPSHIQPHQRLQQVPGQHQRYNAASGFITPPPLSPHSPLTPTTPHALYRPGGGGKLPLTISHSQPHPHAHSHSHNHATHSPLSPSPASSPSTHFIFSTPPPQTPSARLVSQTLPQTYAPQYPPLSSIPPPPPHSPLPPPSTAPLSPHPGTGSGPGPKSKPVSRISTVV
- the LOC144204741 gene encoding IQ motif and SEC7 domain-containing protein 1-like isoform X4, whose product is MLERKYGGQFVSRRAARTIQTAFRQYRMNKNFQRLRSSASESRMTRRIILSNMRMQYSFDERQPQSQGYSGPQVSEDTGDIEDSFSKQVKSLADSMDDSLTCQSGREDSQEVGGDGEEEGDEEEEEEEEEEEEEDYRECSWGGTSSHRVVGQVGRVGRGVSGAAMHEDSTATSFSDVTLYMDDGCLPSSPNSRPPSSPLSCPASSSDTEYWGGASGREDSRDTERGGNTSRRSSTPCTECRGEYRGRAAAGSHLPVLTIEPPSDSSVDMSDRSERGSIGRLVYEQEPSGAAEQGAEEESGGGDGESAEEEHGGGGAGSSEAESLQGTIKHKPNGRSVVMAQGQTRSSAPTTVPIPSARTLPSHALPYPLQHSHPLPVPHLPTVLHHHPQYNHMAYAHHGGVSYVPHFTQHLYHQLHHHHHHLPHGYPEAPPSPLPSPVPPLSPMPPPLTPSPLSSSADTHPHLHHLHHQPHLHHPLHHHLLCSDGDNESVNSTTTNSNDDTTVNNGSSGSSSRDSLREPTVATLSTQTYQRESRQSWDSPAFDNDVVQRRHYRIGLNLFNKKPEKGIQYLIERGFVSDTPVGIARFILERKGLSRQMIGEFLGSRQQFNKDVLDCVLDEMDFSGMDLDDALRKFQAQIKVQGEAQRVERLVEAFSQRYCVCNPVLIRQFQNPDTIFILAFAIILLNTDMYSPNIKPERKMKLDDFIKNLRGVDNGQDIPRDLLVSIYGRIQKWELRTNDDHVSQVQAVERMVVGKKPVLSLPHRRLVCCCQLFEVPDPNRAQRSGVHQREVFLFNDLLMVTKIFQKKKASVTYSFRQSFPLVDMQVHTFQNTYYPHGIRLTSANPGGERKVLIVFTAPSQQDRVRFTSDLKESVAEVQDMEKYRVESELEKQKGVMRPTAMTTGGPGGVGGMAIATKNDAVNGTLSRPSMDDTYASVDGLKRTALSSSLRDLSDTGKRGRRNSVGSLDSTMEGSIISSPRPHQQYHPGGLLSYSPMMAPSSPTSYRPHRPTQSPGTGVGGGPGLCLNQAGPSPSPLMSAGVAGAGGGMAMGIGPGGGRLGSFFGSRRGKVPGPLTMTSPKPQGPLSPLMISSPPHYPAPEPPIAHPSSPSPCSSPSANLGQSDPGGIGGGGGTGGAPSKLQTLHAQYCHSNSGGVGAVGSQQQQTPPPPYHHHHRYHLQSVPQHHPLTHRVSVPRRHVPSGCVPSHIQPHQRLQQVPGQHQRYNAASGFITPPPLSPHSPLTPTTPHALYRPGGGGKLPLTISHSQPHPHAHSHSHNHATHSPLSPSPASSPSTHFIFSTPPPQTPSARLVSQTLPQTYAPQYPPLSSIPPPPPHSPLPPPSTAPLSPHPGTGSGPGPKSKPVSRISTVV